A window of Tissierellales bacterium contains these coding sequences:
- a CDS encoding DUF2202 domain-containing protein, which yields MKKMMSILLAGFMVLASASVGFATSDIGAGAAKEDGNLTLEDMLEYAIEDEYMAKAEYEYIIEELDGGRPFTNIVKAEDTHIEWLKPLFEKYDVDFPEFDSDDYLVKPDSIESALELGVDAEVANIAMYESFLKEDLPEDVEKVFEYLKRGSENHLKAFERGTTGNFGQGRTDENWKGNGLGRNTDENRGNRNNDGQRGQGRGNGEPLRDGSGGFEDCPYLED from the coding sequence ATGAAAAAAATGATGAGTATATTGTTAGCAGGATTTATGGTCTTAGCTAGTGCAAGTGTAGGATTTGCAACATCAGACATAGGAGCAGGGGCAGCAAAAGAGGATGGAAACTTAACATTAGAGGACATGCTAGAATACGCTATAGAAGACGAGTACATGGCAAAAGCAGAATATGAGTATATCATAGAAGAATTGGATGGCGGTAGACCATTTACAAACATAGTTAAAGCAGAAGATACACATATAGAATGGTTAAAGCCATTATTTGAAAAATACGATGTGGATTTTCCAGAGTTTGACTCGGATGATTATCTAGTGAAACCAGATAGTATTGAAAGCGCATTAGAACTTGGAGTGGATGCAGAAGTGGCAAATATAGCGATGTATGAAAGCTTCTTAAAAGAGGATTTACCAGAGGACGTTGAAAAGGTATTCGAATATTTGAAGAGAGGTTCTGAAAATCATCTAAAAGCATTTGAAAGAGGAACAACAGGCAATTTCGGTCAAGGTAGAACGGATGAAAATTGGAAAGGTAATGGTCTGGGCAGAAATACAGATGAGAATAGAGGTAATAGAAATAATGACGGGCAAAGAGGACAAGGTAGAGGAAATGGCGAACCACTTAGAGACGGAAGCGGTGGATTTGAAGATTGTCCATATTTAG